In Mongoliitalea daihaiensis, one DNA window encodes the following:
- the rsmI gene encoding 16S rRNA (cytidine(1402)-2'-O)-methyltransferase: MPADQHIHLYLVPTPVGNLGDMTFRAIDVLKSVDVILAEDTRTSGKLLKHFEIQRPLQSYHIFNEHKTIEKLIQRMQKGEVMALISDAGTPAVSDPGFLLVRAAREAGLEVSCLPGATAFVPALVNSGFPTDRFVFEGFLPHKKGKKTKVESLVTETRTMIFYESPHRLEKSLELFAEVFGPERMAAVSREISKLYEENLRGTLQELLTHFSENPPKGEIVLLLQGAEEIKESKSEAKRKKWQSSEED, from the coding sequence ATGCCGGCTGATCAGCATATTCATTTATATCTTGTACCTACCCCCGTGGGCAACTTGGGGGACATGACTTTCCGGGCTATTGACGTCTTGAAATCCGTAGATGTTATTTTGGCCGAAGACACTCGGACCTCAGGCAAGCTGCTTAAGCATTTCGAAATCCAGCGTCCCTTGCAATCCTATCATATTTTCAATGAACACAAGACCATTGAAAAATTGATTCAGCGTATGCAAAAAGGAGAAGTGATGGCGCTGATTTCAGATGCAGGAACACCTGCTGTGTCAGACCCTGGCTTCTTATTGGTGCGTGCAGCGCGGGAAGCTGGATTGGAGGTCTCTTGCTTGCCAGGAGCCACTGCCTTTGTACCTGCCTTGGTCAATTCGGGTTTTCCTACAGACCGCTTTGTTTTTGAAGGATTTCTTCCCCACAAAAAAGGAAAGAAAACAAAAGTGGAAAGTTTGGTCACCGAGACACGCACCATGATTTTCTATGAATCCCCGCATCGATTGGAGAAGAGCTTGGAATTGTTTGCAGAAGTTTTTGGCCCTGAGCGAATGGCAGCCGTATCACGGGAGATCAGCAAGCTGTATGAGGAAAACCTACGAGGGACTTTACAAGAATTATTAACCCATTTTTCCGAAAATCCTCCCAAAGGAGAAATCGTATTATTGCTCCAAGGAGCCGAAGAAATCAAAGAAAGTAAATCCGAGGCCAAACGTAAAAAATGGCAATCATCTGAAGAAGACTAA
- a CDS encoding 4a-hydroxytetrahydrobiopterin dehydratase has product MWTEKDNKLIQEFKFSDFQEAFAFMTRVAFLAEAHSHHPNWSNVYNTVTIELTTHDAGNVVTEKDRKLAAAIDSLGYAG; this is encoded by the coding sequence ATGTGGACCGAAAAAGACAATAAACTAATCCAAGAATTTAAATTCTCTGATTTTCAAGAGGCTTTTGCATTTATGACGCGTGTTGCATTTTTGGCGGAAGCCCATAGCCATCACCCGAACTGGAGCAACGTATACAATACCGTTACTATAGAACTGACGACCCATGATGCTGGCAATGTGGTGACGGAAAAGGACAGGAAACTTGCTGCCGCCATCGATAGCTTAGGATATGCCGGCTGA
- a CDS encoding DUF493 family protein: protein MKGQFDTQAFKEKLEAQTTFPSLYMFKFIVPAAQQGELAALLPNNAIQFKQSSKGTYVSATIEAMMPNSDAIIAVYEKAATITGVIAL from the coding sequence ATGAAAGGACAATTCGACACCCAAGCTTTCAAAGAAAAACTGGAAGCTCAGACTACATTTCCATCCCTTTACATGTTTAAGTTTATCGTCCCTGCAGCACAACAAGGCGAGTTGGCTGCCCTGCTTCCCAACAACGCCATCCAATTTAAACAATCTTCCAAAGGCACCTATGTCAGTGCTACCATAGAAGCCATGATGCCGAACAGTGATGCCATTATTGCCGTTTATGAAAAGGCAGCTACCATTACTGGTGTCATCGCACTTTAA
- a CDS encoding T9SS type A sorting domain-containing protein — MQKFYLSVSVVFLMIFSINVVHGTILFDFDSLYKIPVEAKASSVFRNAVPDLVLDSNLNTSWVSDNPYPDRYYANPEQNSLLNKTLQSNATVSLAAATDGLLGNFTPTIPLVNGQASVWYDFSTATDVFLVGARLRGLSNQPVVISLCDSDGNCSQQSYLPSQNNANVRFTFALENITRIQLSSTASFAIYDLAVVAAPIEEYVRLDFEESHLVKQIHTKHWAGNQAATASFLWLSEDGTTWVKIADLDPNQLSVQQTILESPVKAKHLKLSHRLVQENFKKSSIFEIDVLAVVLQEPSDDDAGGDPSHTPADPVQWDPHAGVYRPFSQGSIAFSSSDLSTSQASNVLDNDFSSAWLSNNPLPDRYVSNPSQNILLGIQGTASNGVSLVQATDGNLGNFAPTVQAVNGEAWVRLSFNPRAIHRYSMRLGANFQENVSISFRYQGQSLKTVFYAMGTSGHQRFVVEESLVDEIYISSPTAFTIQELAAYSEPLEEWVTVDLGEVKNVGWIRARYWNGTNNSVSAALYAGETLEQLVKIQDLNPTRLNFEDIVLAQPIAARYVRIAHRLVDENFKRASVQELMVFDEFGSYGPKPTAKPQQHSFGDLFGINTVWAWGTNKVPNLQGPNEGAQKFIRAGSQARNYHNIHWDTTDPDITPDYTPGIYQIRNQWTQWHREYADWKTKGFTVDVTYTFDRFREDAWDTPYASAYNLGQAFGQVYGPRNLNLVRTVEVGNEPWDYSDSTYVQILEGMAKGLKEADPGFVVLPAALQAADPGLGNTGVSKHYMGNKLSSTAAAYLDGINLHLYSYVFGENGVRVAVQPEHPQSRMQEIYAGIRFRDANMPGKQIHVTEWGWDSSSANELAINNEAVSSTSQALYLVRGLLWLSRMGIDRAHWYFYANVPIETGQPVNHDRSGLTESRLFNFQEKRSFIAAEAVKNLMADLYFDHIIQEDEQAYIYALRNQAGEFSHLIAWRPVVGDDTLSTNYTIAMDRSAEAAHYISGLDPHGESVHVSASGNELVLPLSSKPLLVRLGAVLTSPPPANTARLSYRVERAHTIFELTTEQPVEELGEVLFRKGSNALADPSLQELQWEKVDERRWRAQVQEMMPGTYILKADLSQHEIQSNVVDLMVDSRVRIFPNPVQAIGYLELIKPFEEETRIQIINIHGKVEREIVLPMMAASCELNLSNLKNGIYLIQVQNQQYLSQTRVIKNGD; from the coding sequence ATGCAAAAATTTTACCTGTCAGTTTCAGTGGTTTTTTTGATGATATTTTCAATAAATGTTGTTCATGGGACTATTTTATTTGATTTCGATTCCTTGTACAAAATCCCTGTGGAAGCAAAGGCTTCTTCTGTATTTAGGAATGCTGTACCTGACTTGGTACTAGATTCTAATCTAAATACTTCTTGGGTGTCAGATAACCCGTATCCGGATAGATACTACGCCAATCCAGAGCAGAATAGTCTGCTCAACAAAACCTTACAGAGCAACGCCACAGTTTCCTTAGCAGCTGCTACGGATGGGCTGCTTGGTAACTTTACTCCGACTATTCCCTTGGTCAACGGCCAGGCCTCTGTTTGGTATGATTTTTCAACGGCGACGGATGTATTTTTGGTTGGGGCTCGTCTACGTGGTCTAAGCAATCAGCCTGTGGTGATTTCTCTTTGCGATAGCGATGGCAATTGTAGCCAACAAAGTTACTTGCCCAGTCAGAATAATGCTAACGTACGATTCACGTTTGCGCTAGAGAATATTACCCGAATTCAATTAAGCAGCACTGCATCTTTTGCAATCTATGATTTGGCGGTGGTGGCAGCTCCGATTGAAGAATATGTACGATTAGATTTTGAGGAATCTCACTTGGTCAAACAAATCCATACCAAACACTGGGCTGGTAATCAAGCGGCGACCGCTTCTTTCCTTTGGTTGAGTGAAGATGGGACTACTTGGGTCAAAATTGCAGATTTGGACCCGAATCAGTTATCTGTGCAACAGACAATTTTAGAAAGTCCTGTAAAAGCTAAACATTTAAAATTGAGCCATAGATTGGTTCAGGAAAATTTTAAAAAGAGCTCCATTTTTGAAATTGATGTACTAGCTGTTGTGTTGCAAGAACCAAGTGATGATGATGCGGGAGGGGATCCATCTCATACTCCTGCAGATCCTGTGCAATGGGATCCTCATGCAGGTGTGTATCGTCCGTTTTCCCAAGGTTCCATAGCATTCAGTTCTTCCGATTTGTCCACCAGTCAGGCGTCCAATGTCTTGGACAACGACTTCTCGAGTGCTTGGCTATCCAATAATCCTCTTCCTGACCGATATGTGTCCAATCCAAGTCAAAACATTCTCCTAGGTATACAGGGAACTGCTTCCAATGGGGTAAGCTTGGTGCAAGCTACTGATGGCAACTTGGGGAATTTTGCTCCAACGGTGCAAGCAGTCAATGGAGAGGCTTGGGTGAGACTATCGTTCAATCCCAGAGCGATTCATCGATATAGCATGAGGCTGGGAGCCAATTTTCAAGAAAACGTCAGTATATCGTTCCGTTATCAGGGGCAGTCTTTGAAGACCGTTTTCTACGCAATGGGAACCTCGGGTCATCAGCGTTTTGTGGTCGAAGAATCCTTGGTGGATGAAATTTACATTTCTTCTCCTACCGCATTCACTATTCAGGAATTAGCGGCTTACAGCGAACCATTGGAGGAATGGGTCACAGTGGACTTGGGCGAAGTGAAAAATGTGGGTTGGATACGAGCAAGGTATTGGAATGGAACCAATAATTCTGTATCGGCAGCGCTTTATGCTGGTGAAACGCTCGAGCAATTGGTGAAGATTCAGGACCTGAATCCTACACGACTGAATTTTGAAGATATCGTGCTAGCGCAGCCCATAGCTGCTCGCTATGTACGGATAGCGCATCGCTTGGTGGATGAGAATTTCAAAAGAGCCTCCGTACAAGAGCTAATGGTTTTTGATGAGTTTGGCTCTTACGGCCCTAAGCCTACTGCGAAGCCGCAGCAACACTCTTTTGGAGATTTATTTGGAATCAATACCGTATGGGCTTGGGGAACCAATAAGGTACCCAATCTGCAAGGACCCAATGAAGGCGCACAGAAATTTATACGAGCAGGTTCCCAAGCTAGAAACTATCACAACATACACTGGGATACCACCGATCCGGACATCACGCCTGATTACACACCAGGGATTTATCAGATACGCAATCAATGGACCCAATGGCATCGAGAGTATGCTGATTGGAAAACTAAAGGCTTTACAGTAGACGTTACCTATACTTTTGACCGCTTCAGAGAAGATGCATGGGATACGCCGTACGCATCTGCTTACAACTTAGGCCAGGCATTTGGCCAGGTGTATGGTCCGCGTAACCTCAACTTGGTTCGCACCGTGGAGGTGGGCAATGAACCATGGGATTACAGCGATAGTACCTATGTTCAAATTTTGGAAGGAATGGCTAAGGGCTTGAAAGAAGCTGATCCGGGTTTTGTTGTACTTCCGGCGGCCCTACAGGCAGCAGACCCTGGATTGGGCAATACAGGCGTAAGCAAGCATTATATGGGGAATAAGCTTTCTTCCACTGCTGCGGCCTATTTGGATGGCATCAATCTCCATTTGTATAGCTATGTCTTTGGCGAAAATGGGGTTCGGGTCGCAGTACAGCCGGAACATCCACAATCCCGCATGCAAGAGATCTATGCAGGGATTCGGTTCCGTGATGCCAATATGCCCGGGAAGCAGATCCATGTCACCGAATGGGGCTGGGATTCATCCAGTGCAAATGAACTGGCCATCAACAATGAAGCAGTGAGTTCCACTTCCCAAGCCTTGTATCTGGTGAGGGGCTTGTTATGGCTAAGCAGAATGGGGATAGATCGTGCTCATTGGTATTTTTATGCCAATGTACCGATTGAAACAGGCCAACCGGTCAACCACGACCGCTCAGGTCTTACAGAATCTCGTCTGTTCAATTTCCAGGAAAAACGTTCCTTTATCGCTGCCGAAGCTGTTAAGAATCTGATGGCGGATTTATACTTCGATCACATCATTCAGGAAGATGAGCAAGCATACATCTATGCGCTTCGCAATCAGGCGGGCGAATTTTCACACCTGATAGCTTGGAGACCGGTGGTAGGAGATGATACCTTATCCACGAATTACACCATAGCAATGGATCGATCCGCAGAAGCGGCTCACTACATCTCAGGACTTGATCCGCATGGAGAATCTGTTCATGTGAGTGCTAGTGGGAATGAGCTAGTGCTGCCCTTATCTTCCAAGCCATTACTAGTGAGGTTAGGCGCAGTGCTTACTTCTCCTCCACCTGCAAATACTGCTAGATTATCTTATCGAGTGGAAAGGGCCCATACCATATTTGAGTTAACTACCGAGCAACCAGTGGAGGAGCTTGGGGAGGTCCTTTTTCGAAAAGGTTCTAATGCTCTCGCAGACCCTTCACTTCAGGAGCTACAATGGGAAAAAGTTGATGAGCGTCGTTGGAGAGCACAAGTGCAGGAAATGATGCCAGGTACTTATATCCTCAAAGCGGATTTATCCCAACATGAGATTCAGAGTAACGTGGTTGATTTGATGGTGGACAGTCGTGTGCGAATCTTCCCCAATCCTGTTCAGGCAATAGGCTATCTGGAGTTAATCAAGCCATTTGAAGAGGAGACACGTATACAGATTATCAATATCCATGGTAAAGTAGAAAGAGAAATAGTATTGCCTATGATGGCAGCATCCTGTGAGTTGAATCTTTCAAACCTGAAAAATGGTATTTATTTGATTCAAGTTCAAAATCAACAGTATCTCAGTCAGACACGAGTGATAAAGAATGGGGATTGA
- the dinB gene encoding DNA polymerase IV, with product MESGRSIVHMDLDSFFVSVERLYDNRLVGKPILIGGSGDRGVVASCSYEARKFGIHSAMPMRTARQLCPEALLIRGDFEKYSQKSHEITEIIREAVPLFEKSSIDEFYIDYTGMDRFFGCLKMARELRERILKESGLPISLGLSENKTVSKVATGEAKPNNYREIPRGDEKPFLAPLSVRKIPMIGEKTSNTLFNMGVKTVKTLQVMPSELLEATFGKNGLSIWEKANGIDRSPVVPYSEAKSISSENTFEQDTIDVKMLEAHLIAMTEQLAGKLRQNQQLTACVSVKIRYSDFDTHTVQQRIPYTSADHTLIQVIKDLFKKLYSRRMLIRLIGVRFSNLVHGNYQINLFEDTAEQIRLYQALDRINGKFGDKTVCRAVGMQVGSRRFNPFNGVAV from the coding sequence ATGGAAAGTGGGAGAAGTATTGTGCACATGGATTTGGATTCGTTCTTTGTGTCGGTAGAGCGCTTGTATGACAATCGCTTGGTAGGGAAGCCCATCCTCATCGGAGGTTCGGGAGATCGGGGGGTAGTGGCTTCTTGCAGTTACGAGGCACGGAAATTTGGCATACACTCCGCCATGCCCATGCGGACAGCGCGGCAACTCTGTCCTGAGGCATTGTTGATTCGGGGGGATTTTGAAAAATACAGTCAAAAATCCCATGAAATCACCGAAATCATCCGAGAGGCTGTACCCCTCTTTGAAAAATCCTCCATCGATGAATTCTACATAGACTACACCGGCATGGACCGCTTCTTTGGCTGCCTGAAGATGGCTCGGGAACTACGTGAGCGTATCTTGAAAGAAAGCGGATTACCCATTTCCCTTGGACTGTCCGAAAACAAGACTGTCTCCAAAGTAGCCACCGGAGAGGCTAAACCCAATAACTACCGGGAAATCCCACGGGGAGACGAGAAGCCTTTTCTCGCCCCTCTATCCGTGCGGAAGATTCCCATGATCGGAGAGAAGACTTCCAACACCTTATTCAACATGGGAGTCAAAACGGTCAAAACCCTGCAAGTGATGCCTTCTGAATTGCTGGAAGCTACGTTTGGGAAAAATGGACTCAGCATCTGGGAAAAGGCCAACGGCATAGACCGCAGCCCTGTAGTCCCCTATTCGGAGGCCAAGTCTATCTCTTCCGAAAACACCTTTGAGCAGGATACCATCGATGTGAAAATGCTGGAAGCCCATCTGATCGCCATGACGGAACAGTTGGCGGGCAAACTCCGGCAAAATCAGCAGCTCACCGCCTGTGTGAGTGTGAAGATTCGTTATTCCGATTTCGACACCCACACCGTGCAGCAGCGCATTCCTTACACCTCTGCAGATCATACGCTGATACAGGTAATCAAGGACTTATTCAAAAAACTCTACAGCCGACGCATGCTGATCCGGCTTATCGGCGTGCGCTTCAGCAACCTGGTCCATGGCAACTATCAGATCAACCTCTTTGAGGACACTGCCGAGCAAATCCGCCTCTACCAAGCCCTGGACCGCATCAATGGCAAGTTTGGAGACAAGACCGTGTGCAGGGCTGTGGGCATGCAAGTGGGCAGCAGGAGATTTAACCCTTTCAATGGGGTGGCGGTGTAG
- a CDS encoding XRE family transcriptional regulator — MYLNANIKFLRKQKGLTQETLAHALGISRSKLAGYELNISPPLEKLLEFADYFGVSVDILLRKELASLSEYKLRQVLETDQFLRGRNLRILSTTVDQDGRELIEVVSQKAKASYLAGFSDPDFIEELPRFSLPFLPQDKKHRVFQVDGDSMLPIPDGAWLVCEYVDDWLAIKDGGKYVIVTEQDGVTFKLAYNQIKEKERLLLCSSNPIYKPFYVAIADVREVWKFRLMMV; from the coding sequence ATGTATCTGAACGCGAATATTAAATTTCTACGCAAGCAAAAGGGTCTGACGCAAGAGACGCTCGCCCATGCCTTGGGGATTAGTCGGTCCAAGTTGGCAGGTTACGAACTCAATATTTCCCCTCCTTTGGAGAAGCTACTGGAGTTTGCCGATTATTTTGGGGTATCGGTGGATATTTTATTGAGAAAAGAGTTGGCTTCTCTTTCGGAGTACAAGCTAAGACAGGTATTGGAGACGGATCAGTTTCTTCGGGGTCGCAATCTCCGGATTCTGAGCACGACGGTGGACCAAGATGGGAGAGAGTTGATCGAGGTGGTTTCCCAAAAAGCCAAGGCCTCCTACCTGGCAGGGTTTTCGGATCCGGATTTTATTGAGGAATTGCCACGTTTTTCCTTGCCCTTTTTGCCGCAGGACAAGAAGCACCGGGTTTTTCAGGTAGATGGGGATTCCATGTTGCCCATTCCTGATGGAGCTTGGCTTGTCTGTGAGTATGTGGACGATTGGTTGGCTATCAAGGATGGGGGAAAATATGTGATCGTCACCGAGCAGGACGGTGTCACCTTCAAACTCGCTTACAATCAGATCAAGGAAAAAGAGCGGCTATTGCTTTGTTCCTCCAATCCTATTTATAAGCCCTTTTATGTGGCAATAGCGGATGTACGAGAAGTGTGGAAGTTTCGGTTGATGATGGTGTAG
- a CDS encoding ATP-binding protein, translating into MIERAASSKLVQLASMFKAVAVIGPRQSGKTTLVKSLFPKKPYVSLEDPDTRNYALQDPRGFLGNYPQGAVLDEVQRTPDLFSYLQGIIDKSDESGQFILTGSNNFLLQQTISQSLAGRVAYLQLLPFSLSELYGSDPQNELIEDKIQFTGFYPPVHDRGIPPTDWSPNYLRTYVERDVRQIKNVTDLIVFERFIRILAGRTGQELNMTSLAVEVGVDTKTIQSWIGILESSFIVFLIRPHYRNFNKTITKRPKVYFYDTGLVCSLLGVLKEDQLSIHPLRGSIFETFIVSELVKKRTNAGKEVNLFYWRDKTGREIDIIVDEGLNLLPVEIKSGKTVTSEYFKNISYWMELSGATNGIVLYGGEMDQNRSNGIKVSSWKNLIIDGFLE; encoded by the coding sequence ATGATTGAACGAGCCGCTTCCTCTAAACTAGTGCAACTAGCTTCCATGTTTAAAGCTGTTGCTGTAATTGGACCAAGACAATCTGGAAAAACAACGTTGGTCAAATCCCTATTCCCTAAAAAGCCATATGTTTCTTTGGAAGATCCTGATACTCGAAATTATGCACTGCAAGATCCGAGAGGCTTCTTGGGCAACTACCCTCAAGGAGCCGTATTAGACGAAGTCCAACGAACTCCAGACCTGTTCTCCTATTTGCAGGGAATCATTGATAAAAGTGATGAATCTGGTCAATTCATATTAACCGGCTCCAATAATTTTTTATTGCAACAAACTATCAGTCAAAGCCTTGCCGGGAGAGTTGCCTATTTGCAATTACTTCCTTTCAGCTTGAGTGAACTTTATGGGTCGGACCCACAGAATGAATTGATTGAGGATAAAATTCAGTTTACCGGCTTTTATCCTCCTGTACATGACCGTGGAATTCCACCAACTGATTGGTCCCCAAACTACCTCAGAACCTATGTTGAGCGTGATGTCAGACAAATCAAAAATGTAACAGACCTGATTGTATTTGAGCGATTCATCCGAATACTTGCAGGAAGGACCGGGCAGGAATTAAACATGACTTCATTAGCTGTTGAAGTAGGAGTGGATACAAAAACAATACAGTCCTGGATCGGGATCCTCGAAAGTAGTTTTATTGTATTTCTGATCAGACCACACTATAGAAATTTCAACAAAACAATTACCAAAAGGCCCAAGGTGTATTTTTATGACACTGGATTGGTTTGTTCCTTACTTGGGGTTTTAAAGGAAGATCAGTTATCCATTCACCCATTAAGGGGAAGTATCTTTGAGACCTTCATTGTTTCTGAATTAGTGAAAAAAAGAACTAATGCAGGTAAGGAAGTTAACCTGTTTTATTGGCGAGATAAAACAGGAAGAGAGATTGACATCATCGTTGATGAGGGATTAAACCTTTTACCAGTTGAAATTAAATCCGGAAAAACAGTCACCAGTGAATATTTCAAAAATATTAGTTATTGGATGGAACTGAGTGGAGCCACCAATGGAATCGTCCTCTACGGAGGTGAAATGGACCAAAACAGAAGTAATGGGATTAAAGTATCGAGTTGGAAAAACCTCATAATCGATGGATTTCTAGAGTAA
- a CDS encoding methylated-DNA--[protein]-cysteine S-methyltransferase gives MKDDAVMETPLGNVKVEVWDGYLVRLQFTDEPLTDKFLDGILMDIRIQLGLYFQGKQDTFDIPVALGGTDFQHEVWKIINTTPFGKTITYEDIANRMGKPQAVRAVGTAVGANPILIMMPCHRIVGKSGQLTGYAGGIWRKEKLLELERKEKVGVQAVLNY, from the coding sequence ATGAAAGATGATGCAGTGATGGAAACGCCATTGGGGAATGTCAAGGTTGAGGTCTGGGACGGATATTTGGTTCGATTACAGTTTACAGACGAGCCTTTGACAGACAAATTTTTGGATGGTATCTTAATGGACATACGTATACAGTTGGGACTGTACTTCCAAGGGAAACAGGACACATTTGATATCCCTGTGGCTTTGGGAGGCACGGATTTTCAACACGAGGTCTGGAAGATTATCAATACCACCCCATTTGGTAAGACAATTACCTACGAAGATATTGCAAACCGCATGGGTAAACCTCAGGCTGTGCGTGCAGTTGGGACGGCCGTAGGTGCCAATCCCATTTTAATCATGATGCCTTGCCATCGGATTGTCGGGAAGTCCGGACAATTGACGGGCTACGCTGGCGGGATTTGGAGAAAAGAGAAACTATTAGAATTGGAAAGAAAGGAAAAAGTGGGAGTTCAGGCTGTTCTGAATTATTAA
- the pafA gene encoding alkaline phosphatase PafA, with product MKKIILSISFAFYSLIGQAQEAEKPALVIGLVVDQMRQEYFYKFEERYTEGGFKRLMREGFMMKNAHYNYIPTYTGPGHASVYTGTTPATHGIIANDWYVKSLGRTIYCASDSTVTAVGGSASNGKISPRNLLTTTITDELRFATNKRSKVVGIAIKDRGAALPAGHLGDAYWFDSKTGEFMTSDYYYESLPTWVQQFNGRKLAEKYLSQTWEPLFPLETYVQSIADDNDFEGPFIGMDKPAFPYDLKSLMADNGEYGLLSTTPFGNSLTWDMAYAAIEGEQLGKRGETDFLAVSFSSPDYIGHRFGPSSVELEDNYLRLDRELEKFLNYLDETYGKGNYLIFLTADHAVADIVEYMKSERVPAGNFNTRFILTQMKGFTSEKFGEGDWILNFSNEQVFLNDKLAAERGIALETIQRELASFLLRFEGIKEVYTATDLRKEEYIKGRKALLQMGYNHKASGDLLLILEPAWLSSSWKGTTHGTGYTYDTHVPIAFMGWNIPQGTSTRYASITDIAPTLAMLLNIRLPNGSDGDPIHEIFTK from the coding sequence ATGAAAAAAATTATCCTCAGCATATCATTTGCCTTTTATTCATTAATCGGACAAGCACAAGAAGCAGAAAAACCAGCCCTAGTGATCGGATTGGTGGTAGACCAAATGCGCCAAGAGTATTTCTACAAATTTGAAGAGCGCTATACCGAAGGAGGATTCAAACGCCTGATGCGTGAGGGCTTTATGATGAAAAATGCACATTATAATTACATCCCAACGTACACGGGGCCAGGGCATGCATCCGTTTACACAGGAACTACCCCGGCCACTCATGGAATCATTGCCAACGATTGGTATGTGAAAAGTTTGGGAAGAACCATCTACTGCGCTTCTGACAGTACCGTGACCGCGGTAGGTGGATCGGCATCCAATGGGAAAATTTCCCCAAGAAATTTATTGACCACAACCATTACAGACGAACTCCGATTCGCCACCAATAAGCGATCTAAGGTAGTAGGCATTGCCATCAAAGACCGGGGGGCTGCCTTACCTGCTGGACACTTGGGCGATGCGTATTGGTTTGATAGCAAAACTGGGGAGTTTATGACTTCCGACTATTATTATGAATCCCTCCCTACTTGGGTACAGCAGTTCAATGGACGAAAATTGGCTGAAAAGTATCTTTCCCAAACATGGGAACCACTATTCCCTTTGGAAACATATGTGCAGAGTATTGCAGATGATAACGATTTCGAAGGTCCATTTATCGGGATGGATAAGCCTGCTTTTCCATATGATTTGAAAAGTTTGATGGCTGACAATGGAGAATATGGCCTACTTTCCACTACCCCATTTGGAAATTCTCTTACGTGGGATATGGCTTATGCAGCCATTGAAGGGGAGCAGTTAGGCAAAAGAGGCGAAACGGATTTTCTGGCAGTTTCATTTTCCTCTCCTGATTACATCGGGCATAGATTTGGACCAAGCTCCGTAGAGTTGGAAGATAATTACCTTCGGCTGGACAGGGAATTAGAAAAATTCTTGAATTATTTAGATGAAACCTATGGTAAAGGTAATTACCTGATATTTCTAACAGCAGATCATGCTGTAGCGGATATTGTAGAGTATATGAAAAGTGAAAGAGTACCTGCTGGCAACTTCAATACACGGTTTATCCTAACTCAGATGAAAGGTTTCACATCCGAAAAGTTTGGAGAAGGTGACTGGATTCTCAATTTCTCGAATGAGCAGGTATTTTTAAATGATAAACTAGCCGCTGAAAGAGGTATTGCACTAGAGACTATTCAGCGAGAGCTTGCAAGCTTCCTACTCCGATTTGAAGGAATCAAAGAAGTCTATACCGCTACAGATTTAAGAAAAGAAGAATACATCAAAGGAAGAAAAGCCTTATTGCAGATGGGCTACAATCACAAAGCTTCCGGAGATTTATTGCTGATACTAGAACCAGCTTGGCTCAGCAGTTCTTGGAAAGGAACCACCCATGGAACAGGCTACACCTATGACACCCATGTTCCCATAGCTTTTATGGGTTGGAACATTCCTCAAGGAACAAGTACACGCTACGCTAGTATTACAGACATAGCACCTACCCTGGCTATGCTACTAAATATCCGTCTACCCAACGGATCCGATGGCGATCCCATCCACGAAATCTTTACGAAATAA